One part of the Coturnix japonica isolate 7356 chromosome 22, Coturnix japonica 2.1, whole genome shotgun sequence genome encodes these proteins:
- the KAT6A gene encoding histone acetyltransferase KAT6A has product MVKLANPLYTEWILEAIKKLKKQKQRPSEERICNAVSSSHGLDRKTVLEQLELSVKDGTILKVSNKGLNSYKDPDNPGRIALPKPRNHGKLDGKPNVDWNKLIKRAIEGLGESSGSSLKNIERFLKGQKDVSALFGGSAASIFHQQLRLAVKRAVGHGRLLKDGPLYQLNTKATTNADGKESFESLSCLPPVCLLPHEKDKPVAEPIPICSFCLGTKEQNREKKPEELISCADCGNSGHPSCLKFSPELTVRVKALRWQCIECKTCSSCRDQGKNADNMLFCDSCDRGFHMECCDPPLSRMPKGMWICQICRPRKKGRKLLHKKAAQIKRRYANPIGRPKNRLKNQNATSKAPFSKVRTGPGRGRKRKITLSSQSASSEGGYLEQTEVLDYCRDGSATLKFNKKTKGLIDGLTKFFTPSPDGRKARGEVVDYSQQYRIRKKGTRKSSTSEWPTDNQDGWDGKQENEERFFGSQDVLTEKDMELFRDIQEQALQKVGVTGPPDPQVRCPSVIEFGKYEIQTWYSSPYPQEYSRLPKLYLCEFCLKYMKSRTILQQHMKKCGWFHPPANEIYRKNNISVFEVDGNVSTIYCQNLCLLAKLFLDHKTLYYDVEPFLFYVLTQNDVKGCHLVGYFSKEKHCQQKYNVSCIMILPQYQRKGYGRFLIDFSYLLSKREGQAGSPEKPLSDLGRLSYMAYWKSVILECLYHQHDKQLSIKKLSKLTGICPQDITSTLHHLRMLDFRSDQFVIIRREKLIQEHMAKLRNNVRPIDVDAECLRWTPVIVSNSVVSEDEEEETEDGENEEQQHHKDSESSMVKSVSWEKKEQEPYSPTKNEKKPDAIAPVNSTRTNKHVFSLDSLPANSQTSRRGRWNRKGKKVREPFCEKEPVLPIEDKTAIPSEQCIECEEKSAASRGRCSECEEKSSALQERCECEEKSPTPRGHYAEDEEKSVVSQAQYGKNEKSAVPHQHYSEGVERWRGQMKKNTEPLKNRFPEDCERLPHCYSDSDRALLRCFSESSEEEDDEPVSPRSNSPPVLTKPTLKRKKPVLHRKRRVRKRKHHNSSVVTETISETTEVLDEPFEDSDAERPMPRLEPTFEIEEEEEEEEDEEDEENELLSSGYFQHLAPQDTLRNRASSKRKSKDEEESDDNNDTPTLKPLSMLRKCEANDSSLDPDTSTPMKKKKGWPKGKSRKPVHWKKRPGRKPGFKLNRDKVPPSVQGEGIDAVIANSKTGRKSKISDKEEGVEQKEELPLNEERKEEDVTMEAEEVGEGEEEDAASSEVRAVSPVDSSSSPVPEVKEPEIEEEVEEKPQVLEEQRQSEEEQQELDEPEQDHEEDDEIAAVANQNEDHDADDEDDGHLESVKKKELEEQPVREGVKEEPDVQECFLETNIPSSREDAKGKDEAEADSEEEQASNETSVGSEHVPGSEDDREEDPSNKEGLIELKEEEEIPHSELDLETVQAVQSLTQEEGNEHDVAYQDCEETLAACQTLQSYTQTEEDPQISMVEDCQASEHNSPISSVQSHPSQSVRSVSSPNVPALESSYTQISPEQGSLSAPSMQNMETSPMMDVPSVSDHSQQVVDSGFSDLGSIESTTENYENPSSYDSTMGGSICGNNSSQSSCSYGGLSSSSSLTQNSCVVTQQMANIGSSCSMMQQSTVQPAANCNIKSPQSCVIERPPSNQQPAAQPQQQQPQSQQPQPPPPPQQQPPLSQCSMNNSFTPAPMIMEIPESGTTGNISIYERIPGDFGAGSYSQPSATFSLAKLQQLTNTIMDPHAMPYSHSPAVTSYATSVSLSNTGLAQLAPSHPLAGTPQAQATMTPPPNLASTTMNLTSPLLQCNMSATNIGIPHTQRLQGQMPVKGHISIRSKSAPLPSATAHQQQLYGRSPPAVAMQAGPRTLAVQRGMNMGVNLMPTTPYNVNSMNMNTLNAMNSYRMTQPMMNSSYHSNPAYMNQTAQYPMQMQMGMMGSQAYTQQPMQPNPHGNMMYTGPSHHSYMNAAGVPKQSLNGPYMRR; this is encoded by the exons CCGGTTGCTGAACCAATTCCAATCTGCAGTTTCTGCCTTGGTACAAAAGAGCAAAATCGGGAGAAGAAACCTGAAGAGCTTATCTCTTGCGCTGACTGTGGCAATAGCG GTCATCCTTCTTGTTTGAAGTTCTCACCAGAGCTGACAGTTCGAGTCAAAGCCTTGCGATGGCAATGTATTGAGTGCAAAACCTGCAGTTCCTGTCGAGATCAGGGCAAAAATGCT GATAACATGCTATTTTGCGACTCCTGTGATAGAGGGTTCCACATGGAGTGCTGTGATCCACCACTTTCCCGAATGCCAAAAG GTATGTGGATATGTCAAATATGTCGGCCAcgtaagaaaggaagaaaacttttaCACAAGAAGGCAGCACAGATAAAACGACGCTATGCTAATCCAATAGGACGTCCCAAAAACAGGTTAAAGAATCAAAATGCAAC aTCAAAAGCACCCTTCAGCAAAGTTCGAACTGGCCCTGGTCGGGGTAGGAAGCGTAAGATAACTCTGTCCAGCCAGTCAGCATCATCAGAAGGAGGATACCTGGAGCAGACAGAAGTGTTGGACTACTGCAGAGATGGCAGTGCTACCTTGAAGTTTaacaagaaaaccaaagggCTTATAGATGGCCTTACTAAATTCTTCACTCCCTCCCCTGACGGACGAAAAGCTCGAGGGGAAGTGGTAGACTATTCTCAGCAGTATAGGATAAGGAAAAAGGGTACCAGAAAATCTAGCACTTCAGAGTGGCCCACAG aCAATCAGGATGGCTGGgatggaaagcaggaaaatgaagagcGTTTTTTTGGAAGCCAGGATGTCTTAACTGAAAAAGATATGGAGTTATTTAGAGATATTCAGGAGCAAGCACTGCAG AAAGTAGGGGTGACTGGACCTCCTGATCCACAAGTTCGATGCCCCTCCGTCATCGAATTTGGCAAGTATGAAATTCAGACCTGGTACTCTTCCCCATATCCACAAGAATATTCGAG GCTACCCAAGCTGTACCTTTGTGAATTCTGTCTTAAATatatgaaaagcagaactattCTCCAACAGCATATGAAAAAGTGTGGCTGGTTCCATCCTCCAGCCAATGAAATTTATagaaaaaacaatatttcagtCTTTGAG GTGGATGGCAATGTCAGCACTATCTACTGCCAGAATTTGTGCTTGTTAGCCAAACTCTTCCTGGACCATAAGACTCTTTATTATGATGTGGAACCATTTCTTTTCTACGTGCTGACACAGAACGATGTCAAGGGTTGTCACCTTGTTGGTTACTTTTCCAAG gAAAAACACTGCCAACAGAAATACAACGTTTCCTGTATAATGATTCTTCCGCAGTACCAACGTAAGGGCTATGGCCGGTTCCTCATCGACTTCA GCTATCTGCTTTCAAAGCGTGAGGGCCAAGCAGGATCACCAGAGAAACCTCTGTCAGACCTGGGGCGGCTCTCATATATGGCCTATTGGAAAAGCGTAATATTGGAGTGCCTTTATCATCAACATGACAAGCAGTTAAGCATCAAAAAATTGAGTAAGCTGACTGGAATCTGCCCTCAAGATATCACTTCCACTCTGCATCACCTCCGAATGCTTGACTTCCGTAGTGATCA ATTTGTCATCATTCGTCGAGAGAAGCTTATCCAAGAACACATGGCAAAGCTTAGAAATAATGTTCGACCAATAGATGTGGATGCAGAGTGTCTGCGTTGGACACCTGTTATAGTTTCCAACTCTGTTGTGTctgaggatgaggaagaggagacaGAAGATGGGGAAAATGAAGAGCAACAACATCATAAAGACTCAGAGTCCAGT ATGGTAAAATCTGTGTCgtgggagaaaaaagaacaagaaccCTATTCAccaacaaagaatgaaaaaaagccaGATGCCATTGCTCCCGTCAACTCCACGCGGACAAACAAGCATGTTTTTTCACTGGACAGTCTTCCAGCAAACAGTCAAACATCACGAAGAGGTCGATGGAACCGCAAGGGCAAAAAAGTTCGAGAACCCTTTTGTGAGAAGGAACCAGTATTGCCCATTGAGGACAAAACAGCCATTCCCAGTGAACAATGCATTGAATGCGAGGAGAAATCAGCAGCTTCACGAGGCCGGTGCAGTGAATGTGAGGAAAAGTCATCAGCCTTGCAGGAAAGGTGTGAATGTGAGGAAAAGTCTCCAACCCCAAGAGGCCATTATGCTGAAGATGAGGAAAAGTCCGTGGTTTCCCAAGCACAGTatggcaaaaatgaaaaatctgctgTTCCCCATCAACATTATAGTGAAGGTGTGGAAAGATGGAGAGgacagatgaaaaagaacacagagcCACTGAAGAATAGGTTCCCAGAGGACTGTGAAAGATTACCCCACTGCTACAGCGATAGTGATAGGGCACTTCTGAGGTGTTTTAGTGAGAGCAGCGAGGAGGAAGACGATGAACCTGTGAGTCCCCGATCAAACTCTCCTCCTGTTCTTACCAAACCAACGTTAAAACGAAAG AAGCCAGTTCTTCATCGGAAGAGGAGAGTGCGCAAGCGTAAGCACCACAACAGCAGTGTTGTTACTGAAACAATCTCAGAGACCACAGAAGTGCTGGATGAACCATTTGAGGACTCAGATGCTGAACGACCAATGCCCCGTTTAGAGCCTACATTTGAAattgaggaggaggaagaggaagaagaggatgaggaagatgaggagaaTGAACTTTTGTCCAGTGGATACTTTCAGCACTTAGCCCCACAAGACACCCTCAGGAACAGAGCCTCTTCTAAGAGGAAGTCCAAAGATGAGGAGGAGTCTGATGACAATAATG aTACTCCAACTTTGAAACCATTATCTATGCTGAGAAAGTGTGAAGCAAATGATTCTTCACTTGATCCAGATACTTCTACACccatgaaaaagaagaagggatGGCCAAAAGGCAAAAGCCGAAAACCAGTCCATTGGAAGAAGAGACCTGGTCGAAAACCAGGGTTTAAACTGAACCGGGACAAGGTGCCACCATCAGTTCAAGGAGAGGGAATTGATGCAGTGATAGCTAATTCAAAAACAGGGCGTAAGTCCAAAATTTCAGATAAAGAGGAAGGTGTTGAGCAAAAAGAAGAGCTGCCTCTtaatgaggaaaggaaagaggaagatgtGACTATGGAAGCAGAAGAGGTtggagagggagaagaggaagatgcaGCCAGCAGTGAAGTAAGAGCAGTTTCTCCAGTGGACAGCAGCAGTAGTCCAGTGCCTGAAGTTAAAGAGCCTGAAATAgaagaggaggtggaggagaaaCCACAGGTATTAGAAGAGCAAAGGCAATCAGAAGAAGAGCAGCAAGAGCTAGATGAGCCTGAGCAGGACcatgaggaagatgatgaaattGCAGCAGTGGCAAATCAAAATGAGGACCATGATgctgatgatgaagatgatggtCATCTGGagtctgtgaagaaaaaagaattggaGGAACAGCCTGTAAGAGAAGGGGTGAAGGAGGAACCTGATGTTCAGGAATGttttttagaaacaaatataCCAAGCAGTAGAGaagatgcaaaaggaaaagatgaagcaGAGGCAGATTCTGAGGAAGAGCAGGCTTCCAATGAAACATCAGTGGGCTCAGAGCATGTCCCTGGGTCTGAAGATGATCGTGAAGAAGATCCAAGTAATAAAGAAGGTTTGATTGAattaaaagaagaggaagagattCCTCATAGTGAACTAGATCTCGAAACTGTTCAAGCAGTCCAGTCCTTGACGCAGGAGGAAGGCAACGAACATGATGTAGCTTACCAGGACTGTGAGGAGACTCTTGCTGCTTGTCAGACTCTGCAGAGTTACACCCAGACTGAGGAGGATCCTCAGATATCAATGGTTGAAGATTGTCAGGCCTCGGAACACAACAGTCCAATATCCTCTGTTCAGTCCCACCCCAGCCAGTCTGTTCGTTCTGTCAGCAGCCCAAATGTGCCCGCTCTGGAGAGCAGTTACACCCAGATAAGCCCTGAACAAGGATCCCTGTCCGCACCCTCTATGCAGAACATGGAGACCAGCCCCATGATGGATGTGCCTTCAGTATCAGACCACTCTCAGCAGGTGGTGGATAGTGGCTTCAGTGACCTTGGCAGCATTGAGAGCACTACAGAGAATTATGAAAACCCAAGCAGCTATGACTCCACTATGGGAGGCAGCATTTGTGGAAATAACTCTTCTCAGAGCAGCTGTTCCTATGGGGGACTGTCTTCTTCCAGCAGCCTCACGCAGAACAGTTGTGTTGTCACTCAGCAAATGGCAAACATTGGCAGCAGTTGCAGCATGATGCAGCAAAGCACTGTCCAGCCTGCAGCAAACTGTAATATCAAGTCACCTCAGAGCTGCGTCATAGAAAGACCTCCAAGTaaccagcagccagcagcacagcctcaacagcagcagccccagtcacagcagccacagcctccaCCTCCACCCCAGCAGCAACCTCCACTGTCCCAGTGTAGTATGAACAACAGCTTCACCCCAGCACCTATGATCATGGAGATACCTGAGTCTGGAACCACTGGTAACATAAGTATCTATGAGAGGATTCcaggggattttggggctgggAGCTATTCACAACCATCGGCCACGTTCAGTTTAGCCAAGTTGCAGCAGCTGACAAACACCATTATGGACCCTCATGCCATGCCTTATAGCCATTCTCCTGCTGTGACTTCCTATGCAACCAGTGTTTCTCTGTCCAACACAGGATTGGCTCAGCTAGCTCCCTCTCATCCCTTAGCAGGCACACCACAAGCACAAGCCACCATGACACCCCCACCAAACTTGGCATCCACCACCATGAACCTCACATCGCCTCTGCTTCAGTGTAACATGTCTGCTACCAATATTGGCATTCCACATACACAGAGGTTGCAGGGGCAAATGCCAGTCAAGGGGCACATTTCAATTCGCTCTAAATCAGCACCCCTGCCCTCTGCAACCGCACACCAGCAGCAACTCTATGGCCGCAGCCCACCTGCTGTTGCCATGCAGGCTGGCCCTCGTACGTTGGCTGTTCAGCGAGGTATGAACATGGGGGTCAACCTAATGCCAACCACCCCATACAATGTTAATTCCATGAATATGAACACCCTTAATGCCATGAACAGCTACAGAATGACACAACCCATGATGAACAGCAGTTACCATAGTAACCCTGCCTACATGAACCAGACAGCACAGTACCCTATGCAGATGCagatggggatgatggggagCCAGGCCTATACCCAGCAGCCTATGCAGCCAAATCCTCACGGAAACATGATGTACACTGGCCCCTCCCATCACAGCTACATGAACGCTGCTGGGGTGCCCAAGCAGTCTCTCAATGGACCGTACATGAGAAGATGA